The Budorcas taxicolor isolate Tak-1 chromosome 18, Takin1.1, whole genome shotgun sequence genome window below encodes:
- the CDC42EP5 gene encoding cdc42 effector protein 5 produces MPVLKQLGPAQPKKRPERGALSISAPLGDFRHTLHVGRGGDAFGDTSFLSRHGGGPPPEPRAPPAGAPRTAPPPAVPQASPPALRAPAPADPLLSFHLDLGPSMLDAVLGVMDAERPGAAAAKPDVDPGPEAQHPRARCLANADLEPDDVIGL; encoded by the coding sequence ATGCCGGTGCTGAAGCAATTGGGCCCCGCGCAGCCCAAGAAGCGGCCGGAGCGCGGCGCCTTGTCCATCTCCGCGCCGCTCGGCGACTTCCGGCACACGCTGCACGTGGGGCGCGGCGGCGACGCCTTCGGGGACACCTCGTTCCTGAGCCGCCACGGCGGCGGGCCGCCCCCTGAGCCCAGGGCGCCGCCCGCGGGGGCCCCGCGCACTGCTCCGCCGCCCGCCGTGCCGCAGGCCTCGCCGCCCGCCCTCCGTGCGCCCGCGCCCGCCGACCCGCTGCTGTCCTTCCACCTGGATTTGGGCCCCTCCATGCTGGACGCGGTGCTGGGCGTGATGGACGCGGAGCGCCCGGGCGCCGCTGCCGCCAAGCCGGACGTGGACCCCGGCCCCGAGGCGCAGCACCCCCGGGCCCGCTGCCTTGCCAACGCGGACCTCGAGCCGGACGACGTCATCGGCCTGTAG